Proteins from a genomic interval of Triplophysa dalaica isolate WHDGS20190420 chromosome 13, ASM1584641v1, whole genome shotgun sequence:
- the gabrr2b gene encoding LOW QUALITY PROTEIN: gamma-aminobutyric acid receptor subunit rho-2 (The sequence of the model RefSeq protein was modified relative to this genomic sequence to represent the inferred CDS: substituted 1 base at 1 genomic stop codon), whose protein sequence is MDETKTHQVKSDHLLRVDDHDFTMRPAFAGPAVPVGVDVQVESLDSISEVDMDFTMTLYLRHYWKDERLSFSSKTNKSMTFDGRLVKKIWVPDVFFVHSKRSFIHDTTTENVMIRVYPDGKVLYSLRVTVTSACNMDFSRFPLDTQTCTLELESYAYTDEDLMLYWKSGDESLSTDDKISLSQFLIQEFHTTSRLAFYSSTGWYNRLYINFTLRRHIFFFLLQTYFPATLMVMLSWVSFWIDRRAVPARVSLGITTVLTMSTIITGVNASMPRVSYIKAVDIYLWVSFVFVFLSVLEYAAVNYLTTVNDGTERKLRQKASTHLFLFFSXQHAPCACDASHTRTVMLNGACSNPDSNGLAGFTQTTGVEDKQDRKLVHLSVEDDGAGRKKKSLRGLHIIQNTHVIDSYSCMIFPGAFIFFNVIYWSVYC, encoded by the exons GTCCGGCGGTGCCAGTGGGTGTAGATGTGCAGGTGGAGAGTTTGGACAGTATCTCAGAGGTCGATATG GACTTCACCATGACGCTCTACCTGAGACACTACTGGAAGGACGAGCGTCTGTCTTTTTCCAGTAAAACCAATAAAAGCATGACCTTCGATGGTCGACTGGTGAAGAAGATCTGGGTACCTGACGTTTTCTTCGTCCATTCTAAACGTTCCTTTATTCATGACACCACCACAGAGAACGTCATGATCAGAGTTTATCCTGATGGTAAAGTTCTCTACAGCCTGAG GGTGACTGTAACTTCAGCGTGTAATATGGACTTCAGCCGCTTCCCGCTGGACACACAGACCTGCACACTAGAGCTGGAGAGCT ACGCCTACACTGATGAAGACCTGATGCTCTACTGGAAGAGTGGAGATGAATCACTGAGCACAGATgataaaatctctctctctcagttcctCATTCAGGAGTTCCACACAACCTCCAGACTGGCTTTCTACAGCAGCACAG GTTGGTACAATCGTCTGTACATCAACTTCACTCTGCGGCGTCATATCTTCTTCTTTCTGCTGCAGACCTACTTTCCTGCCACTCTGATGGTCATGTTGTCCTGGGTGTCCTTCTGGATCGACCGGCGGGCCGTTCCTGCCAGAGTTTCTTTAG GCATTACCACGGTGCTGACCATGTCCACCATCATCACGGGAGTCAACGCTTCCATGCCCCGAGTGTCTTACATTAAAGCCGTGGACATTTACCTGTGGGTCAGCTTCGtctttgtctttctgtctgttctCGAGTACGCGGCCGTGAACTATTTAACAACAGTGAATGATGGGACTGAACGCAAGTTAAGACAGAAGGCAAGTACACACCT ttttctgtttttttcatgaCAGCATGCACCCTGCGCATGTGATGCGTCCCACACAAGGACTGTAATGCTGAATGGAGCGTGCAGTAATCCCGATAGCAACGGCCTGGCAGGATTCACCCAAACCACCGGTGTGGAAGATAAACAGGACCGCAAGCTTGTGCATCTGTCTGTGGAAGATGACGGTGCGGGACGCAAGAAGAAATCTCTCCGTGGCCTCCACATCATTCAGAACACCCATGTCATCGACTCATACTCATGCATGATCTTCCCAGGGGCCTTTATATTCTTTAATGTCATATACTGGTCTGTGTACTGCTGA